One Serratia liquefaciens genomic window, GAGATCGCCAGCCGCTGGTTTACGCTGCCGAACCTGTTCTGGCTGCTACCGGTTCCGGTACTGGTGTTGCTCAGCGCCTGGGGGATCCAGCGCGGCGTGAACAACGCGGCGCACTATTCGCCGTTCTTGCTGACCCTGCTGCTGGTGTTCCTCGGCCTGAGCGGCTTGGGCATCAGCATCTGGCCGCTGCTGATCCCACCGTCCATCACCCTGTGGGACGCCGCCGCACCGCCGCAAAGCCTGGGCTTTATGCTGGTCGGCGCGCTGTTCATCATCCCGATTATTTTGGTCTACACCTTCTGGAGCTACTACGTGTTCCGCGGCAAGGTCAGCCATGAACAGGGTTACCATTGATGAGGGAAAACAGTATGCAAGATAAAACCGCAAGCGCACCGGCCCCCTGGTGGAAACGCGTTGGCTGGCTGGTGATTATCTGGAGTGCCAGCGTGCTGGGGCTGTTCCTGGTCGCCTCGATGTTCCGCCTGCTGATGACCGCTGCGGGCATGAAGTCGGAATAACCTGAGCGCTATCTGGCCAAGGTGTTGGGGAAATAGAAGGAAATAACCAGCGTGACCAAGGGCAGCGCACTAATTTTCAACAGCTCGAACACTTGCCTTATAGGCTCGCTTTGATCCCAATAAGCGTGGGCGGTAAAAACCCCACGCTTATCATGAAGATCCCGCACAGCACCTGACGCGCCAAGCGCAAACGTTCCATTTCATCGAACACCAACATCTGCTCCAGATAAACCCTACCGGCTTCATCGCGTAGATTGGTGTCTTCGATACTCATGGGAAGATCCCCACGACTTGCCCCACGGCCTCCAACTCTTTGCCATTCTCCCGCACTATGCCAAGGGACGTCCCGTTCTGTTTCATCCAGTGCTTATCGGCTATGGCTATCAACGCAAAGGCCATCTTGATCACCTCGGTTTTCTCCATCCCATGGCGCCGGGCTATATCATTCAGATCGTCATCAATTTTATTGGATAAACGGATCGGCAAACTGCGCATACTCCACCTCCTGTGGCTGATTGTCAGTGATACAGAGTCTACGTGAGCCGCACGGTCTGTTCAATTAGCGAACTGCGTAACGTCTCGCAAATTCAATATGTTGCAAGACTTGCATTTATCAACGATCAGCTGGCTTACGCCCCATCGCCCCGAGAAACCGTTGCTGCATGCCCAGTAACCTTTTCAGACTGAGGCATTGATAATCCAG contains:
- a CDS encoding DUF2474 domain-containing protein codes for the protein MQDKTASAPAPWWKRVGWLVIIWSASVLGLFLVASMFRLLMTAAGMKSE